Proteins from one Merismopedia glauca CCAP 1448/3 genomic window:
- a CDS encoding helix-turn-helix domain-containing protein — MLKSLKHLKSCQTIRYKFAIPPVISSCKAGWNKLQLELYRQPASWIPEYSPPHHVICVNTGNPVTLERRVDGRSLTIDALPAGDIGIYPANLCQAFQWYQDAECIQLYLEPTLLTQTAAELCLNNDIELVTQLKPALDPLIYQIALALKTSLEIDGTSSKLYADAMANALAVHLLSRYSTSKPSLPQQPSGGLSDKQLKQVTEYIDEYLARNLSLAELANVAQLSSYHFTRLFKRSIGIAPHQYHIRCRIDRAKQLLLEKKLNLAEIAYGVGFASQGHLNYHFKRVVGMTPKAFLRHQ, encoded by the coding sequence ATGTTGAAAAGCCTGAAACACCTCAAATCCTGTCAAACAATCCGCTATAAATTTGCCATTCCACCAGTGATATCCAGTTGCAAAGCTGGTTGGAACAAATTACAACTAGAACTCTATCGCCAGCCAGCATCTTGGATACCCGAATATTCCCCCCCTCATCATGTCATTTGTGTCAACACAGGCAATCCAGTCACTCTAGAAAGGAGAGTAGATGGGCGATCGCTAACGATTGATGCTCTTCCTGCGGGCGATATTGGGATCTATCCAGCCAATTTGTGCCAAGCATTTCAGTGGTATCAGGATGCTGAATGTATCCAACTTTATTTAGAACCGACCCTGCTAACTCAAACTGCTGCCGAGTTATGCCTTAACAATGACATTGAGTTGGTTACTCAATTAAAACCTGCTCTTGACCCCCTGATTTATCAAATTGCTTTAGCTCTTAAAACATCTTTAGAAATCGATGGTACTAGCAGCAAACTCTATGCTGATGCTATGGCAAACGCCTTAGCCGTTCATCTTTTATCCCGATATTCAACATCCAAACCATCTCTTCCACAACAGCCTTCAGGTGGACTGTCTGACAAACAGTTAAAGCAAGTAACTGAATATATTGATGAGTATCTGGCTCGGAATTTGAGTTTGGCTGAATTAGCAAATGTGGCACAACTGAGTTCTTATCATTTTACTCGGTTGTTTAAACGGTCGATCGGTATTGCGCCACATCAGTACCATATCCGCTGTCGAATCGATCGCGCCAAGCAACTCCTACTGGAAAAAAAGTTGAACCTTGCGGAAATCGCCTATGGGGTCGGGTTTGCCAGCCAAGGGCATCTCAACTATCACTTCAAGCGCGTAGTTGGAATGACTCCCAAAGCATTTTTGCGGCATCAATAG